A genomic stretch from Gardnerella leopoldii includes:
- a CDS encoding carbohydrate ABC transporter permease encodes MRNPIVQLKKNKSAANAEAKASNGKLIRDSRKTVGKWEQILTAWGLLLPGLVILVIFTFYPIISAAYTSLTNWNGFSVNPDFIGLKNYVKLSQDPEFWNSLTVTVIYAFGVAVLSVVSGLLFAVLLDAPIRARGLYRTIYFLPVVTSSVAVAIVWKYMLDPSGLVNSVLSSLGIAGPDWLHNKWLALLATTLLTVWKNLGFNIILYLTALQSLSKSTYEAASLDGATSWQQLRYITVPLLRPMTFFVVVQALISSFQSFDLIYVFTEGGPRGGTDVLGMFMYRQAFRLGNFGYGTAIAIASLVLVLIVTLVQWKVSNAENK; translated from the coding sequence ATGCGTAATCCGATAGTACAGTTGAAAAAGAACAAGTCAGCTGCTAATGCAGAAGCAAAGGCTAGTAATGGTAAGCTGATTCGTGATAGTCGTAAAACTGTAGGTAAATGGGAGCAAATTCTCACAGCATGGGGATTGTTGCTTCCTGGATTAGTGATTCTCGTCATCTTCACTTTTTATCCAATTATTTCTGCAGCTTATACGAGCTTAACAAATTGGAACGGGTTTTCTGTAAATCCAGATTTTATTGGATTGAAGAATTATGTGAAACTATCTCAAGATCCAGAATTTTGGAATAGTTTAACCGTGACTGTTATCTATGCATTTGGTGTAGCTGTGCTATCGGTTGTTTCGGGGTTGCTTTTTGCGGTATTACTAGATGCGCCAATTCGCGCTCGCGGATTGTATCGCACTATATATTTCCTTCCTGTCGTTACCTCCTCGGTGGCTGTAGCAATTGTGTGGAAATATATGTTGGATCCATCGGGTCTTGTAAATTCTGTACTCTCATCCCTAGGTATTGCAGGACCCGACTGGCTCCACAACAAGTGGCTAGCATTACTTGCTACTACACTCCTTACAGTTTGGAAGAACTTAGGTTTTAATATCATTCTATATTTGACTGCTTTGCAATCTCTTTCTAAGTCGACTTATGAAGCTGCAAGTCTTGATGGTGCTACGAGCTGGCAACAGCTGCGTTATATTACAGTTCCTCTGCTTAGACCAATGACATTCTTTGTGGTTGTGCAAGCGCTGATTAGTAGTTTCCAATCATTTGATTTAATTTATGTGTTTACTGAAGGCGGTCCTCGAGGTGGCACTGACGTACTAGGAATGTTTATGTATCGTCAAGCATTTAGGTTAGGCAATTTCGGTTATGGTACGGCAATTGCTATAGCGTCGCTGGTGTTAGTTCTTATCGTAACTCTTGTGCAATGGAAGGTAAGTAATGCAGAAAATAAGTAA
- a CDS encoding carbohydrate ABC transporter permease, translating to MQKISKVFTRLRSLHLARHIVLIIGAASVLIPFMWMFTTSLQTKAETYAVQSVIPTSWHWENYLHAWQSAPFANYYINSLIMSAIIVVGHLAFDAMAAFAFARLEFPGKKILFVLLLSAFMVPAFVTVIPMYGIIAQLRWIDTMAALTVPRLADVFGIILLRQHFTTIPRELDEAARIDGCSSLGIFIKVILPLSKPALATLGVFSFLFAWNDFLWPLLVTNAEEMRTIQIGLSGFVGRYGTSWNYLMAGTLTSTLPSIIIFFFFQKALERGIASTGLKD from the coding sequence ATGCAGAAAATAAGTAAGGTTTTTACGAGATTGCGTTCGTTGCATCTTGCTCGGCATATTGTACTCATTATCGGTGCAGCTTCGGTACTTATCCCATTTATGTGGATGTTTACAACGTCGTTGCAAACAAAAGCCGAAACGTATGCCGTTCAGTCAGTGATTCCAACATCATGGCATTGGGAAAATTATCTGCATGCGTGGCAAAGCGCTCCGTTTGCAAACTATTATATTAATAGCTTGATCATGTCGGCAATTATTGTAGTTGGTCACCTTGCGTTTGATGCTATGGCAGCTTTTGCTTTTGCGCGATTAGAGTTTCCTGGAAAGAAAATATTATTCGTGCTGCTACTTTCTGCTTTCATGGTTCCTGCTTTCGTAACAGTTATACCTATGTACGGTATTATCGCTCAGTTGCGTTGGATTGATACTATGGCAGCTTTAACAGTTCCGCGTTTGGCTGATGTATTTGGCATTATTTTGCTACGCCAACATTTTACTACTATCCCGCGTGAGCTAGATGAGGCTGCAAGAATTGACGGATGTTCAAGCCTTGGTATTTTTATTAAAGTTATTCTGCCGCTTTCTAAGCCAGCTCTTGCAACTCTTGGTGTATTCTCATTCCTATTTGCATGGAATGATTTTCTGTGGCCTCTGTTGGTTACAAATGCAGAAGAAATGCGTACTATTCAAATCGGCTTGAGTGGTTTTGTTGGACGTTATGGTACGTCATGGAACTATTTAATGGCTGGAACTTTGACGTCAACTTTGCCATCAATTATTATTTTCTTCTTCTTCCAAAAAGCTCTTGAACGAGGAATCGCTTCTACAGGTCTTAAAGATTGA
- a CDS encoding glycoside hydrolase family 13 protein, with amino-acid sequence MQPEWVKSSVFYQIFPERFANANASINPNPVESWDKSPTRDNFFGGDLQGISEHLSYLADMGVNALYLTPIFQADTNHRYDATDYFKIDSRLGNDADFDEFIKRAHELQIRVVLDGVFNHCGIGHWAFQDVVRNGEQSQYVNWFSVEGFPVVSHPEPNYKTCSGCYYLPKWNVYNPEVRRHHYNVAKYWLNRGIDGWRLDVPYFVNKTFWKGFHKVVKSFGDDKYLVAEEWRNPSQWLTPELMDGTMNYTVRDLVLGFCADETLDAYDFADGMNALYNDIPEEHRSCMLNLLGSHDTERLLTRTKAHEYAWDTSAEDAENLAYALLFAADGAPMVYYGDENGMEGENDPGCRAPMIWNENAWNLSVRKTVCKLMRLRRENAALQYGRQHVAALGKHTVCITRNLPSGRACLCLVHRGSGAYINCDDLPVRMDRSLFGVPSIIGKQYRMGEKSIILYEGEAVGKL; translated from the coding sequence ATGCAACCTGAATGGGTAAAATCAAGTGTATTTTATCAGATTTTTCCGGAGCGTTTCGCAAATGCAAATGCCTCTATTAACCCTAATCCTGTAGAATCATGGGATAAATCTCCAACTAGGGACAATTTTTTCGGTGGTGATTTGCAAGGGATCAGTGAGCATCTGTCATATCTTGCGGATATGGGTGTCAATGCTTTGTATCTTACTCCAATTTTCCAAGCGGATACGAATCATCGCTATGATGCCACTGATTATTTCAAAATTGATTCACGTCTTGGTAATGACGCAGATTTTGATGAGTTTATTAAGCGTGCTCATGAATTGCAGATTCGTGTAGTTTTAGATGGTGTATTCAATCATTGTGGAATAGGCCACTGGGCGTTTCAAGATGTTGTACGTAACGGCGAACAATCGCAATATGTTAATTGGTTTTCGGTAGAGGGCTTTCCTGTAGTGTCTCATCCGGAACCGAATTATAAAACATGTTCCGGCTGTTACTATTTACCAAAATGGAATGTATATAATCCAGAAGTGCGTAGACATCACTATAACGTTGCTAAATATTGGTTAAATCGTGGTATTGATGGCTGGCGTTTAGATGTTCCATATTTCGTCAATAAAACATTTTGGAAGGGTTTCCATAAAGTAGTGAAATCTTTTGGGGATGATAAATACTTAGTAGCTGAAGAATGGCGTAACCCTTCTCAATGGCTTACTCCGGAACTTATGGATGGAACCATGAATTATACAGTTCGTGATTTAGTCCTAGGTTTTTGCGCTGATGAAACGTTGGATGCTTATGATTTTGCAGATGGTATGAATGCTTTGTATAACGATATTCCAGAAGAACATCGTTCTTGTATGTTGAATTTGCTTGGGAGTCACGATACTGAGCGATTGCTTACGCGTACAAAAGCTCATGAATATGCTTGGGATACGTCTGCTGAAGACGCTGAGAATTTAGCTTATGCGCTGTTATTCGCTGCTGATGGTGCTCCTATGGTGTATTACGGCGATGAAAATGGTATGGAAGGAGAAAATGATCCGGGTTGCCGCGCTCCTATGATTTGGAATGAGAATGCTTGGAATTTATCTGTTCGTAAAACAGTTTGCAAATTAATGCGTCTACGTAGAGAAAATGCTGCTCTCCAATATGGCAGGCAGCATGTAGCTGCTTTAGGTAAACATACTGTGTGTATTACGCGCAACTTACCTTCGGGGCGTGCATGCTTATGTTTAGTGCATCGCGGATCTGGAGCTTACATCAATTGTGATGATTTGCCGGTGCGTATGGATCGTTCGCTATTTGGTGTGCCAAGTATAATAGGTAAGCAATACCGTATGGGAGAAAAATCCATTATATTGTATGAAGGTGAAGCAGTGGGGAAGCTATGA
- a CDS encoding LacI family DNA-binding transcriptional regulator yields the protein MNVRRVTIKDVAEKANVSKSAVSFAYNDPSKLSEATVEHIMQTAEEMGYVRSATARALRTNSSNALGLLLPQGIDTILQNPYYSLLIQGIGQVCQSEGYTLMLVPPLRGSMLKAIPTAAVSGFIICGLEAERAEVVEILNKHVPVVIVDPAQPINVPTVEVDDEHDFEDLVDRLIDLGHRNIGIAAIETKSHTDYPGWQGIVGRRMASVVRALKKHNLSPEDKEITVIETPCTYQGGTDVFNKMWNDTNLEYRPTAIVSFSDIIALGVLGAAQQQGLRVPEDLSITGYDDLPLSTICTPRLTTVHQPITSKGRLAAESLIDQIRFDEEALPVSHKKLGTALIVRESVGAAPLKK from the coding sequence ATGAATGTTCGTAGAGTGACTATTAAGGATGTTGCAGAAAAAGCTAATGTTTCCAAGTCTGCAGTATCTTTTGCATATAATGATCCGTCAAAACTATCTGAGGCGACGGTTGAACATATTATGCAAACTGCTGAAGAAATGGGATATGTGCGAAGTGCAACAGCTAGAGCATTGCGTACGAATTCTTCGAATGCTTTGGGCTTGTTGCTGCCGCAAGGTATTGATACGATTTTGCAAAATCCCTATTATTCACTTTTGATTCAGGGCATTGGGCAGGTTTGCCAGTCGGAAGGCTACACTTTGATGCTTGTTCCTCCGCTGAGAGGTTCAATGTTAAAAGCTATTCCTACAGCTGCAGTAAGTGGTTTTATAATTTGCGGCTTGGAAGCTGAACGTGCAGAAGTTGTTGAAATTTTGAATAAGCATGTTCCTGTAGTGATTGTGGATCCTGCTCAACCTATTAACGTTCCGACTGTAGAAGTTGACGATGAGCATGATTTTGAAGATTTAGTAGATCGACTTATTGATTTAGGTCATAGAAATATTGGTATTGCGGCAATTGAAACGAAATCGCATACTGATTATCCTGGGTGGCAAGGAATAGTTGGTAGGCGCATGGCAAGTGTTGTGCGCGCGCTTAAAAAGCATAACTTATCGCCGGAAGATAAAGAAATTACCGTTATAGAAACGCCCTGCACATATCAGGGTGGCACTGATGTTTTCAATAAAATGTGGAATGATACTAATCTCGAATACAGACCTACTGCGATTGTGTCGTTTAGCGACATTATTGCGCTAGGCGTGCTTGGAGCAGCTCAACAACAAGGGCTACGTGTGCCTGAGGACCTTTCCATTACTGGTTATGATGATTTGCCTTTGTCTACAATTTGTACGCCACGATTAACTACGGTTCATCAGCCAATTACTTCAAAAGGACGTTTGGCTGCAGAAAGTTTGATTGATCAAATACGCTTTGATGAAGAAGCTTTGCCTGTTTCGCATAAAAAACTAGGAACTGCCCTCATCGTGCGTGAATCGGTTGGGGCAGCTCCTCTTAAGAAGTAA
- a CDS encoding phenylpyruvate tautomerase MIF-related protein translates to MPVIHTHVSVSTTPAQRDALKTAYGKAISAVPGKSEHWLMCPFEDNMPIYFAGDDSKPAAYVEVNVFGSSVPGSAWEKLTEQIMAALERELGIPQDRTYIRYTATTDWGWNGGNF, encoded by the coding sequence ATGCCAGTTATTCATACTCATGTTTCTGTAAGCACAACACCTGCCCAGCGTGACGCATTAAAAACTGCTTATGGCAAAGCAATTAGCGCAGTTCCAGGAAAAAGCGAGCATTGGCTCATGTGCCCATTCGAGGACAATATGCCGATTTATTTTGCAGGAGACGATTCCAAGCCTGCAGCTTACGTTGAGGTGAACGTGTTTGGTTCCAGCGTGCCAGGGTCTGCTTGGGAAAAGTTAACTGAGCAGATTATGGCAGCTTTAGAGCGAGAGCTTGGGATTCCACAGGATCGCACTTATATTCGTTACACTGCAACTACTGACTGGGGTTGGAACGGCGGCAACTTCTAG
- a CDS encoding GtrA family protein produces the protein MKKLIEQVVKFGIVGIIALIIDVALLNLLMLAHLNNVVAGTISFVISLIFNYIASMKYVFKHREDMAKWMELLIFVISAVIGLLINDLIIWASTLGMAETLRGSAVYVLRTNIGKLVATVVVAVWNFVIRKWLLDDTKSQQPGYVAQEDTSFAHRLGMWSLNHTKNRK, from the coding sequence ATGAAAAAGCTTATTGAACAGGTTGTAAAGTTTGGAATTGTGGGCATTATTGCCCTTATTATTGACGTTGCGCTACTCAATTTATTAATGCTTGCGCACTTAAATAATGTGGTTGCGGGTACGATTTCTTTCGTAATCTCACTTATCTTCAACTATATTGCCAGTATGAAATACGTCTTTAAACATCGTGAAGATATGGCAAAGTGGATGGAGCTTCTGATTTTTGTTATTTCCGCAGTCATAGGTTTGCTTATAAACGATTTGATTATTTGGGCTAGTACGTTAGGAATGGCTGAAACTTTACGCGGATCTGCAGTATACGTTTTGCGCACAAATATAGGAAAACTTGTAGCTACTGTTGTTGTTGCTGTGTGGAATTTTGTTATACGAAAGTGGCTGCTCGATGATACTAAATCTCAACAGCCTGGGTATGTTGCGCAAGAAGATACTAGTTTTGCTCACCGCTTGGGAATGTGGTCGCTTAATCATACAAAAAACCGCAAGTAA
- a CDS encoding histidine phosphatase family protein: protein MPATTIHFVRHGEVDNPNHVLYERLPGFHLSARGVRMAQATAKYIATVPQMRGITAIYSSPLERTRETAREIENALRKIADSSYVKAHCDEDSAQSQESDIILDKRLIEAGNNFRGKRIGYGEGALWKNDNWKLVANLWKPSWGESYRSIATRVGDFAREQVRKHPGEQIVAVTHESPIWSYRHLLETGHAEHNMLLRHTALASITSITYDCETLRVLSITYVDPAGRVK, encoded by the coding sequence ATGCCAGCTACGACAATTCATTTTGTGCGTCATGGAGAAGTTGATAATCCAAATCACGTGTTGTATGAGCGTCTTCCTGGATTTCATCTTTCGGCTCGCGGAGTGAGGATGGCGCAAGCTACAGCAAAATATATTGCCACTGTTCCGCAAATGCGCGGAATTACTGCAATTTATTCGTCTCCTCTTGAGCGGACTCGTGAAACAGCGCGTGAAATCGAAAATGCTTTGCGCAAGATTGCAGATTCTTCCTATGTAAAAGCGCACTGTGATGAAGATTCTGCGCAATCTCAAGAAAGCGACATTATTTTAGATAAACGCTTAATTGAAGCTGGAAATAATTTCCGCGGAAAACGCATAGGCTACGGTGAAGGCGCGCTGTGGAAAAACGACAATTGGAAGCTTGTTGCGAATTTGTGGAAGCCAAGTTGGGGAGAAAGCTACCGCAGTATTGCTACTCGCGTTGGTGATTTTGCGCGCGAGCAGGTTCGTAAGCATCCTGGTGAGCAAATCGTTGCAGTTACTCATGAGTCGCCAATCTGGTCTTATAGACACCTACTGGAAACCGGTCACGCTGAACATAATATGCTTCTTCGTCACACGGCTTTAGCTTCGATTACTTCTATTACTTACGATTGTGAGACTTTGCGTGTGCTTTCAATTACGTATGTTGATCCTGCTGGGCGAGTGAAGTAA
- the gltX gene encoding glutamate--tRNA ligase: MEPMTDIEETQEVANNATKSAKPELPKNVRVRFCPSPTGTPHVGMVRTALFNWAEARHTHGKLLFRIEDTDNERDSEESYQQIIEALRWLNIDWDEGIDVGGDNGPYRQSQRMEIYKDVAQKLFEAGYAYESFSTPEEIKERNIAAGRPAEFGYDGYDRNLTEEQKQAFRDEGRKPALRLKMPNEDITFNDLIRGEITFKAGSVPDYVIVRPNGDPLYTLTNPVDDALMDVNVVLRGEDILSSTPRQIVLYRYLMEMGIAKETPLYGHMPYVMGEGKKKLSKRDPESNLFLHRDNGFIPEGLLNYLALLGWSIAPDRDVFTMDEMIEKFDVRDVKANPAHFDLDKAISINAEHIRMLDPQDFLNRSVPYLHKDGVVSADNWDALTDREREVLTAAAPLVQPRVRLLGEVAGMVGSLLSEDGYIAPDDDARKQLKESAGEVLDAALAALKGVDVADWHTDSLHELLNKKLVEEAGYKPRLAFGPVRVALSGRRVSPPLFESMEIVGKDVTLARLAGLREHL; this comes from the coding sequence ATGGAACCTATGACTGATATCGAGGAAACTCAAGAAGTTGCTAATAATGCAACAAAATCCGCAAAGCCTGAACTTCCAAAGAATGTTCGCGTGCGTTTTTGCCCTTCGCCAACCGGTACACCTCACGTAGGTATGGTTCGTACCGCGCTATTTAACTGGGCGGAGGCTCGCCATACTCACGGCAAATTGCTGTTCCGTATTGAAGATACCGATAATGAGCGCGATAGTGAGGAAAGCTACCAGCAGATTATTGAGGCTCTTCGTTGGCTCAATATTGATTGGGACGAGGGCATTGATGTTGGTGGAGATAACGGACCGTATCGCCAGTCCCAGCGCATGGAAATTTATAAAGACGTAGCACAAAAGCTTTTTGAAGCAGGATACGCTTATGAATCCTTCTCTACTCCTGAAGAAATTAAGGAGCGTAATATTGCTGCTGGTCGTCCTGCTGAATTTGGTTACGATGGCTACGATCGCAATCTTACGGAAGAACAGAAGCAAGCTTTCCGCGACGAAGGTCGCAAACCTGCACTTCGCTTGAAGATGCCAAATGAAGACATTACTTTTAACGATTTAATTCGTGGCGAAATCACCTTTAAAGCTGGATCTGTTCCAGATTATGTGATTGTGCGCCCGAATGGCGATCCACTTTATACGCTTACAAACCCTGTTGACGATGCGTTAATGGATGTGAACGTTGTTTTGCGCGGTGAAGATATTCTTAGCTCCACGCCTCGTCAGATTGTGCTTTACCGTTACCTTATGGAGATGGGCATTGCTAAGGAAACTCCACTTTACGGCCATATGCCTTACGTTATGGGCGAAGGTAAGAAGAAGCTTTCCAAGAGAGACCCTGAGTCCAACTTGTTCTTGCATAGAGATAACGGATTTATTCCAGAAGGCTTACTGAACTACTTGGCTTTGCTTGGCTGGTCGATCGCTCCTGATCGTGACGTGTTCACTATGGACGAAATGATTGAAAAGTTCGATGTGCGAGACGTTAAGGCAAATCCTGCACACTTTGACTTAGACAAGGCGATTTCCATCAACGCTGAGCATATTCGTATGCTCGATCCGCAAGATTTCTTGAATCGTTCTGTGCCTTACTTGCATAAGGATGGCGTAGTTAGCGCAGATAATTGGGATGCGTTAACTGACCGCGAGCGTGAAGTACTCACAGCTGCAGCTCCTCTTGTACAGCCTCGCGTGCGTTTGCTTGGTGAAGTCGCTGGAATGGTTGGAAGCCTGTTAAGCGAAGATGGCTACATTGCTCCAGATGACGACGCTCGTAAACAGTTGAAGGAATCTGCAGGCGAGGTTCTTGACGCTGCGCTCGCTGCTTTGAAGGGTGTTGATGTCGCTGATTGGCACACTGATTCCTTGCATGAGCTTTTGAATAAGAAGCTTGTTGAGGAAGCTGGTTACAAGCCGCGCTTGGCATTTGGTCCTGTGCGAGTTGCACTTTCTGGCCGTCGCGTTTCTCCGCCACTGTTTGAGTCCATGGAAATCGTGGGCAAAGACGTGACTTTGGCGCGTTTAGCTGGATTGCGTGAGCATTTGTAA
- a CDS encoding metallophosphoesterase produces the protein MTDSAQSEANASAALPLSVSARLGRLQFHLSGKFRVLQCADVQDGLRISQDTIRLIASACDAVRPDLVVFSGNQIAGYEKVFAKTFQRRRWQESSNISSSDKKQLVDKVHEFVAKLMKPLEDRSIPWVVTYGNHDFQCGLNNEELDKIYQDFPCCMNRSASSTSSASAMQSTKCVLPKQIIFTCEPGTFALPVMDEKHEKVVFSIVLVDSGDYAKSGGYGSPSKKTIEFISGLSSYLPEHICVFQHFPLPQYYRVLREVPQELAAREHAIEGYRTFAGRYYALDEKHVLPDGYLGEGISCPDVDSGEYAALLDAGAFALIAGHDHRNSFAAKDPESNMLFVATPTCGFGSYGPEPAKRGVRLLEFDIRHPFEPRTQMLEFGNLVGKPSSKKAYTYALTAESEHELPEVDLLRKPSLLTRLIRRWRQRSTR, from the coding sequence ATGACTGATTCTGCACAATCCGAAGCTAATGCATCTGCGGCACTTCCTTTATCTGTTTCGGCGCGTTTAGGACGTTTGCAGTTCCATCTTTCTGGTAAATTCCGAGTGCTTCAGTGTGCAGATGTTCAAGATGGGTTACGTATTTCACAAGACACCATTCGACTTATTGCTTCTGCTTGCGATGCTGTGCGACCAGATCTTGTAGTTTTTAGCGGAAACCAGATTGCAGGTTATGAAAAAGTATTTGCAAAAACTTTTCAGCGTAGACGCTGGCAGGAATCTTCCAATATTTCGTCTTCTGATAAGAAGCAATTGGTTGATAAAGTGCACGAATTCGTTGCTAAGTTAATGAAGCCACTAGAAGATCGCAGTATTCCATGGGTTGTTACTTATGGTAATCATGATTTCCAGTGCGGTCTAAATAATGAAGAGCTTGATAAGATATATCAAGATTTTCCATGTTGCATGAATCGTAGTGCTTCTAGTACATCTTCTGCAAGTGCTATGCAATCGACAAAATGTGTGTTGCCAAAGCAGATTATTTTTACATGCGAGCCTGGTACTTTTGCCTTGCCTGTTATGGATGAAAAGCATGAAAAGGTTGTTTTTTCAATAGTTTTAGTTGATTCTGGAGATTATGCTAAATCAGGCGGCTATGGTAGCCCTTCTAAAAAAACTATCGAGTTTATTTCTGGTCTTTCTTCTTATTTGCCTGAGCATATTTGTGTTTTTCAGCATTTTCCATTGCCGCAATATTATCGTGTTCTTCGCGAAGTTCCGCAAGAACTTGCTGCGCGCGAACATGCTATCGAGGGGTATCGTACTTTTGCTGGCCGCTATTATGCTCTTGACGAAAAACATGTTCTGCCAGATGGGTATTTAGGTGAAGGAATTAGCTGCCCTGACGTCGATAGTGGCGAATATGCTGCTTTGCTTGATGCCGGAGCTTTTGCGCTAATTGCCGGTCACGATCACCGCAATTCTTTCGCAGCTAAAGATCCCGAGAGTAATATGCTATTTGTTGCTACTCCTACATGTGGTTTTGGATCTTACGGTCCTGAACCTGCTAAAAGAGGCGTGCGCTTGCTCGAATTTGATATTCGTCATCCGTTTGAACCGCGTACGCAAATGCTTGAATTTGGGAATCTTGTTGGCAAACCTTCTTCCAAAAAAGCCTATACTTATGCTCTTACAGCTGAGTCTGAGCATGAATTGCCAGAAGTAGATTTATTGCGTAAACCATCATTGCTTACTAGATTGATTCGTCGATGGCGTCAACGATCTACGCGCTAA
- the murA gene encoding UDP-N-acetylglucosamine 1-carboxyvinyltransferase produces MSAHNTAEQNNNSGIDAADVLHVEGGKPLNGTIKVRGAKNFVSKAMVAALLAPGKSVLKNVPEIRDVHVVSDLLRLHGVDVEVNGPEGIVTIDATKVQLADVADVDTLSGSSRIPILFSGPLLHRLGEAFIPALGGCNIGGRPIDFHLETLRKLGANVDKDHEDGIHITAPNGLHGTKIHLPYPSVGATEQTLLAAVLAEGRTELSGAAIEPEIMDLVAVLQKMGAIISVDVDRTFRIEGVKELQGYTHTSLTDRIEAASWASAALATHGDVFIKGATQPEMMTFLNVFRKVGGQFDVTDKGIRFWHPGGDLHPVAIETDVHPGFMTDWQQPLVVALTQAKGLSIVHETVYENRFGFTKPLVQMGAMIQLYRECLGSLPCRFQQRNYKHSAVIFGPTPLTGQDIDVPDLRGGFSHLIAALTAQGPSNVRGISLIDRGYADFRGKLLALGANID; encoded by the coding sequence GTGTCCGCACACAATACGGCTGAACAGAACAACAATAGTGGCATTGACGCTGCAGATGTGTTGCATGTAGAAGGTGGTAAGCCGCTTAATGGCACTATTAAAGTGCGTGGCGCAAAAAACTTTGTTAGCAAAGCTATGGTTGCAGCTTTGTTGGCACCAGGTAAGTCTGTTCTAAAAAACGTTCCTGAAATTCGCGATGTTCATGTAGTTTCTGATCTGTTGCGTTTGCATGGTGTTGACGTTGAGGTTAATGGACCTGAAGGCATTGTGACGATTGATGCCACAAAAGTGCAGCTCGCAGATGTAGCTGACGTCGACACTCTTTCTGGTTCGTCTCGTATTCCAATTCTTTTCTCTGGTCCTCTTCTTCATCGTCTTGGGGAAGCGTTTATTCCTGCGCTTGGAGGATGCAATATTGGTGGTCGTCCAATTGATTTTCATCTTGAGACGTTGCGTAAACTTGGTGCAAATGTAGATAAAGATCATGAGGATGGTATTCATATTACTGCACCTAATGGCTTACATGGCACTAAAATTCATTTGCCTTATCCTTCTGTCGGTGCAACCGAGCAGACTTTGCTTGCAGCGGTTCTTGCAGAAGGTCGTACAGAGCTTTCCGGAGCTGCAATTGAGCCAGAAATCATGGATTTGGTAGCCGTTTTGCAAAAGATGGGTGCGATTATTTCTGTAGACGTTGACCGTACTTTCCGTATTGAAGGAGTAAAAGAGCTTCAAGGATACACTCATACGTCATTAACTGATCGCATTGAAGCAGCTTCTTGGGCTTCTGCTGCTCTTGCAACACACGGAGATGTGTTTATTAAGGGCGCAACTCAGCCAGAAATGATGACTTTCTTAAACGTGTTCCGTAAAGTTGGCGGACAGTTTGATGTTACAGATAAAGGAATTCGTTTTTGGCATCCGGGTGGGGATTTGCATCCTGTTGCTATTGAAACCGATGTACATCCTGGTTTTATGACTGATTGGCAGCAGCCTCTTGTTGTTGCGCTTACTCAAGCGAAGGGCTTGAGTATTGTGCATGAAACTGTTTATGAAAATCGTTTTGGCTTCACGAAGCCACTTGTGCAAATGGGAGCTATGATTCAGCTTTATCGTGAATGCTTAGGTTCGCTTCCTTGCAGGTTCCAGCAGCGCAATTACAAGCATTCTGCAGTTATTTTCGGGCCTACTCCGTTGACTGGTCAAGATATTGACGTACCTGATTTGCGCGGAGGCTTTAGTCATTTAATTGCAGCTCTTACTGCTCAAGGTCCGTCGAATGTGCGCGGAATTTCGCTAATTGATCGAGGATATGCAGATTTTAGAGGCAAACTTTTAGCTTTGGGTGCTAATATCGACTGA